From Alphaproteobacteria bacterium, a single genomic window includes:
- a CDS encoding DUF4396 domain-containing protein has product MIALPYDYFLIAWFVIAAASTAYVAFDQFNGNPEPTVMKWGFILVTLYMGPFGLLIYVLADKEPHPGEHEQFTSPLWKQGIGSTIHCVAGDATGIILAATITALMGLPMWIDLIVEYVAGFSFGLFIFQSLFMKKMMGGTYWENVRKSFMPEFISMNAMMAGMAPTMSFLMMGRDMRAMDPLELVFWGVMSLGVMVGFATAYPFNVWMVKKKIKHGLMTERVGDAASRTHHEGHEEQHDAGHHGGGMQHGGGHRMDGEATVPQLVALAGVTSFLLISGMVVPGFSVNLGLSARDVDASIMPPGMINTFDLPGEAMKDMAAVKPRQVTYIAPRDAKGDQVLQPRIENGVKIFDIEASIIRWNILPDVAVDAYAYNHQVPGPRLQMTEGDHVRINFHNNLPESTTVHWHGLIVPNEMDGPAKITQDPVPPGGSYTYEFTVGQSGTYFYHSHDHPDRQQALGLYGALLIAPKDPSAEVKADLDYTIQLQEWLKREWLTYPAMLMEGALPNYFTINGKAYPSTDTVPMKVGQTIKLRFIGTNNNFVHPMHVHGGPFEVVAVDGVTLNESARYQADTVNVGPGQRYDVVWTARKPGKWLVHCHIPHHTANNNVEQQGGGGLMLVLDVK; this is encoded by the coding sequence ATGATTGCACTTCCTTATGATTATTTCCTGATCGCCTGGTTCGTCATCGCGGCCGCCTCCACAGCGTACGTTGCATTCGACCAGTTCAACGGCAATCCCGAACCGACGGTCATGAAGTGGGGCTTCATCCTCGTCACGCTCTACATGGGGCCGTTCGGCCTACTGATCTACGTGCTGGCGGACAAAGAGCCGCATCCTGGTGAGCACGAGCAGTTCACGTCGCCGCTCTGGAAGCAGGGGATCGGAAGCACCATCCATTGCGTCGCCGGCGATGCCACGGGGATCATCCTCGCGGCCACAATAACGGCGCTCATGGGCCTTCCGATGTGGATCGACCTGATCGTCGAGTACGTTGCCGGGTTCTCGTTCGGCCTCTTCATTTTCCAGTCCCTGTTCATGAAGAAGATGATGGGCGGAACGTACTGGGAGAACGTGCGCAAGAGCTTCATGCCCGAGTTCATCAGCATGAATGCCATGATGGCGGGAATGGCGCCGACGATGAGCTTTCTGATGATGGGCCGCGACATGCGCGCCATGGACCCACTTGAACTGGTGTTCTGGGGCGTGATGTCGTTGGGAGTGATGGTCGGGTTTGCGACGGCGTATCCATTCAACGTCTGGATGGTGAAGAAGAAGATCAAGCACGGTCTGATGACCGAGCGGGTCGGGGACGCGGCATCGCGGACGCATCACGAAGGGCATGAGGAGCAGCATGATGCCGGACATCACGGCGGCGGAATGCAGCATGGCGGCGGTCACCGGATGGACGGCGAGGCCACCGTCCCGCAGTTGGTGGCATTGGCCGGGGTAACCTCGTTTCTTCTGATCTCCGGAATGGTGGTGCCGGGATTTTCGGTGAACTTGGGCCTGAGCGCCCGCGACGTCGATGCCTCCATCATGCCGCCGGGCATGATCAACACGTTCGACCTTCCGGGCGAGGCCATGAAGGACATGGCCGCGGTGAAGCCACGACAGGTTACCTACATTGCTCCGCGCGATGCAAAGGGCGACCAGGTGCTGCAACCGCGGATTGAGAACGGCGTCAAAATCTTCGACATCGAAGCCTCTATCATCCGCTGGAACATCCTGCCCGACGTCGCGGTCGATGCCTACGCCTACAATCATCAGGTGCCGGGCCCCCGACTACAGATGACCGAGGGAGATCACGTCCGCATCAACTTCCACAACAATCTTCCGGAATCCACCACCGTGCACTGGCATGGCCTGATCGTACCCAACGAAATGGATGGTCCGGCGAAGATCACCCAGGATCCGGTGCCCCCGGGCGGGTCCTACACTTACGAATTCACGGTTGGACAAAGCGGCACGTACTTCTATCACAGCCACGATCATCCGGATCGGCAGCAGGCGCTCGGACTCTACGGCGCGCTGCTGATCGCGCCCAAGGACCCCAGTGCCGAAGTCAAGGCCGACCTCGATTACACGATACAGCTACAGGAATGGCTCAAACGCGAGTGGCTGACCTATCCGGCCATGCTAATGGAGGGGGCGTTGCCGAACTATTTCACCATCAACGGCAAGGCCTATCCATCCACCGACACGGTACCGATGAAGGTCGGTCAGACCATCAAGCTGCGATTCATAGGCACCAACAACAATTTCGTGCACCCGATGCATGTCCACGGTGGGCCGTTCGAGGTCGTTGCCGTCGATGGTGTGACTCTTAACGAAAGCGCCCGGTATCAGGCGGACACCGTCAACGTCGGGCCGGGCCAGCGTTACGATGTCGTCTGGACGGCCCGCAAACCCGGCAAATGGCTGGTGCATTGCCATATCCCGCATCACACGGCGAACAACAATGTCGAGCAGCAGGGCGGCGGAGGCCTGATGCTCGTCCTCGACGTGAAATGA
- the copC gene encoding copper homeostasis periplasmic binding protein CopC, which produces MSKTSTAMGLIAVIFSSGIALAHPQLEASEPAAGATTSSPKQIRITFNEVVIPKFSGIEIKDKAGRTITTGKSTVDPADKKRLVVPVKEELSSGEYKVDWHAVSDDTHRVKGTYSFSVTR; this is translated from the coding sequence ATGTCGAAGACTTCAACGGCCATGGGATTGATCGCAGTAATCTTTTCAAGCGGAATAGCTCTTGCTCATCCGCAACTCGAGGCGTCCGAACCTGCTGCTGGCGCAACGACGTCGTCGCCCAAGCAGATCAGGATCACTTTCAATGAAGTGGTGATACCCAAATTCTCCGGCATCGAAATCAAGGACAAGGCGGGTCGGACGATCACGACCGGGAAGTCTACGGTCGATCCGGCCGACAAGAAGCGATTGGTGGTGCCGGTCAAAGAGGAATTGTCTTCCGGCGAGTACAAGGTCGATTGGCACGCAGTCTCGGACGATACCCATCGCGTCAAGGGGACCTATTCGTTCAGCGTGACCCGCTGA
- the copD gene encoding copper homeostasis membrane protein CopD: protein MIEVGLIIARLLHYATTITLAGLSLFPLYAFAGAEPEVLSHWRQRWLLWTAVAALLSGLCWFAFTAANMSGSMNDLADVETVWAVVHDTGFGHVWTLRMLLAVLTVGVAAWGIRSKAAAHRLNWMMPLLAALLLTSLAGTGHAQIEEGWAGVIHVVADAAHLLAAGAWLGGLIPLALILHRYLGTDLNVGPKDMDRILMRFSGTGYIAVATLIGSGLVNSWFLVGSLSGLNTPYGQILLGKLALFGGMLALAVANRFWLVPSMRNVRTDAAEELAMWSARLRNHVLGEQVLGWMVLLAVSILGTMQPAVVGP from the coding sequence ATGATCGAGGTCGGACTCATCATCGCGCGGCTCCTGCATTATGCAACGACGATCACCCTCGCGGGGCTGTCGTTGTTTCCGCTTTATGCGTTTGCGGGAGCCGAACCTGAAGTCTTGAGTCACTGGCGGCAAAGGTGGCTGTTGTGGACCGCCGTTGCAGCGTTGTTGAGCGGCCTCTGCTGGTTCGCGTTTACGGCCGCAAACATGAGCGGCAGCATGAACGATCTCGCCGATGTGGAGACGGTTTGGGCGGTCGTCCACGACACGGGTTTCGGTCACGTCTGGACGCTGCGCATGCTCCTTGCCGTCCTCACGGTTGGCGTGGCGGCATGGGGTATCCGTTCGAAGGCGGCGGCGCATCGCCTCAATTGGATGATGCCGCTCCTGGCCGCGCTTCTTTTGACATCTCTGGCCGGAACGGGTCACGCCCAGATCGAGGAAGGGTGGGCAGGCGTCATTCACGTTGTTGCCGACGCCGCGCACCTTCTCGCCGCTGGGGCTTGGCTCGGCGGTCTCATTCCGCTGGCCCTGATCCTGCATCGTTACCTTGGGACGGACCTGAACGTCGGACCGAAGGACATGGATCGAATTCTGATGCGGTTCTCCGGCACGGGATATATCGCGGTTGCCACCTTGATTGGGTCGGGCCTCGTCAACAGCTGGTTCCTGGTCGGATCGTTGTCCGGATTGAACACGCCGTACGGCCAAATCCTTCTCGGGAAGCTTGCCCTGTTCGGTGGAATGCTCGCGCTGGCGGTCGCAAACCGGTTCTGGCTCGTGCCGTCGATGCGCAACGTCCGGACAGACGCGGCCGAGGAATTGGCAATGTGGTCTGCAAGGCTGCGCAACCATGTGCTCGGAGAACAGGTCTTGGGGTGGATGGTTCTCCTGGCGGTAAGTATCCTTGGCACGATGCAGCCGGCCGTGGTCGGGCCGTGA
- a CDS encoding DUF411 domain-containing protein gives MNTSDVSRRSALGIGAAALMSPTVSVAAQSPVIRVHKDPNCGCCTGWVRHLESAGFHVTVQEERNLQDIQKRLGVPADLAACHTAEAGGYVIEGHVPAAAIQRLLKERPAATGVAVPGMPVGSPGMEGGTLERYAVVLFGPDGRRTFMEFEGLRPVG, from the coding sequence ATGAACACATCTGACGTATCGCGGCGGAGCGCACTCGGAATTGGCGCGGCGGCATTGATGTCTCCGACGGTTTCCGTGGCCGCACAAAGCCCTGTCATTCGTGTCCACAAGGACCCGAATTGCGGCTGCTGCACCGGTTGGGTGCGCCATCTCGAATCCGCGGGATTTCACGTCACGGTTCAGGAAGAGAGAAACCTTCAGGACATCCAGAAGCGTCTTGGCGTCCCGGCCGACCTGGCCGCATGCCACACGGCCGAAGCGGGCGGATATGTCATCGAGGGACATGTTCCGGCGGCGGCCATCCAGCGTCTGTTGAAAGAACGCCCCGCTGCTACGGGCGTGGCGGTTCCGGGAATGCCGGTGGGGTCGCCCGGCATGGAGGGCGGCACACTTGAACGATACGCCGTCGTTCTCTTCGGGCCGGATGGTCGGCGTACCTTCATGGAGTTCGAAGGCCTGCGCCCCGTCGGTTGA
- a CDS encoding CopG family transcriptional regulator, translating into MNRRIFCLTTAAALVGLPLTSRAETLHATLYKNPDCSCCDGYAAYLRENGFAVDVKPTNDLAQISLNAGIPENLQGCHTMFIDGYVVDGHVPVKTIRKLLTERPAIAGITLPGMPTGSPGMVGQKRGPFTIYAVAKDGTAPTVFATE; encoded by the coding sequence ATGAACAGACGAATCTTTTGCTTAACGACGGCCGCCGCGCTGGTCGGATTGCCGCTGACATCTCGTGCGGAGACGCTCCATGCCACCTTGTACAAAAATCCCGATTGCAGCTGCTGCGACGGCTACGCTGCCTATCTGCGCGAGAACGGATTTGCGGTGGACGTCAAGCCCACCAATGACCTCGCCCAGATCAGTCTCAACGCCGGGATCCCGGAGAACTTGCAGGGGTGTCATACCATGTTTATCGATGGCTACGTCGTTGACGGACATGTGCCGGTCAAGACGATCCGGAAACTGCTGACCGAAAGGCCCGCGATCGCTGGCATCACCCTGCCGGGGATGCCGACCGGGTCTCCGGGCATGGTGGGCCAGAAGAGAGGACCGTTTACGATTTATGCCGTCGCCAAGGATGGGACGGCGCCAACCGTTTTTGCAACCGAATGA
- a CDS encoding multicopper oxidase family protein → MSSLGSPIVDRRAFLLAGAGAAAAGLLPRSGRAEAPCAEYNLTAASAQSPILGASRPWTEVWSYNGSIPGPEIRVRQGEPVRINVRNGLSEETTVHWHGIRLPNNMDGVPGLTQRPIAPGETFTYKFTPPDAGTFWYHSHSNSLQQLGRGLTGPLIVEEAERYPVDRDLVWMFADWRLTTDAQIASGFGNAMEAAMSGRVGNTVTVNGAISSGEQVHAGERIRLRLINGALARIMALRFEGHRPVIIAVDGQPCQPHQPPNGRLLLGPAMRIDIVLNLRGKPGHHYAVRDDFYENLAYTVTHLNYSANAALRTARDDNDVPLPGNPLPEPDLQGAEPHQIVLQGGMMGGGMMHGMGGMSGMAHDASWSINGHSMIGDGQASMPSLLTLPRGRSIILKMQNKTAWWHPMHLHGYSFKLLRRNGTPVPHRQWGDTVLMAPKDNVDVAFVADNPGKWMLHCHITDHQVSGMMSVLDVR, encoded by the coding sequence ATGTCTTCACTCGGTAGTCCAATTGTTGATCGGCGCGCGTTTTTGCTGGCGGGTGCTGGCGCCGCCGCCGCCGGACTCTTGCCGCGCTCCGGACGCGCTGAAGCACCCTGCGCCGAGTACAACCTGACCGCAGCGAGCGCGCAGTCACCGATCCTGGGCGCATCGCGTCCCTGGACGGAGGTCTGGAGCTACAATGGCAGCATTCCGGGTCCGGAGATCCGAGTCCGTCAGGGCGAGCCTGTTCGTATCAACGTGCGCAACGGTCTGTCGGAAGAGACGACGGTCCATTGGCACGGCATACGGCTTCCCAACAACATGGACGGCGTCCCGGGCTTGACGCAGCGTCCGATCGCTCCTGGCGAAACCTTCACGTACAAATTCACGCCGCCGGACGCCGGAACATTTTGGTACCACTCACACAGCAACAGCTTGCAGCAACTCGGCCGGGGCCTCACTGGTCCATTGATTGTCGAGGAGGCGGAACGTTATCCGGTCGATCGCGATCTGGTCTGGATGTTCGCGGATTGGCGGCTCACCACGGATGCGCAGATTGCATCCGGATTTGGCAACGCCATGGAAGCCGCGATGTCCGGTCGTGTCGGCAACACCGTTACGGTCAACGGCGCTATTTCGAGCGGCGAACAAGTCCACGCCGGGGAGCGGATCCGCCTGCGGCTGATCAATGGCGCGCTTGCGCGCATCATGGCGCTTCGTTTCGAAGGCCACCGTCCGGTGATCATCGCCGTTGACGGCCAGCCCTGCCAACCGCACCAGCCCCCCAACGGCCGGCTCTTACTGGGGCCAGCGATGCGCATCGACATTGTGCTCAATTTGCGAGGAAAGCCCGGCCATCATTATGCCGTCCGCGACGATTTCTACGAGAATCTCGCCTATACGGTCACCCATCTCAACTATAGTGCAAACGCAGCGTTGCGCACCGCGCGCGACGACAACGACGTCCCGCTTCCGGGCAATCCCCTGCCCGAACCGGATCTTCAGGGCGCCGAACCGCATCAGATCGTCTTGCAAGGCGGGATGATGGGCGGCGGGATGATGCATGGCATGGGCGGCATGTCCGGAATGGCGCACGACGCGAGTTGGAGCATCAATGGCCACTCCATGATCGGAGACGGCCAAGCGAGCATGCCCTCACTCCTGACGCTGCCTCGGGGACGGAGCATCATATTGAAGATGCAGAACAAGACCGCGTGGTGGCATCCGATGCACCTGCATGGCTACAGCTTCAAATTGTTGCGCCGGAACGGGACCCCTGTTCCGCACCGTCAGTGGGGCGACACCGTGCTCATGGCGCCGAAAGACAACGTCGATGTCGCTTTTGTCGCCGACAATCCCGGCAAGTGGATGCTGCATTGTCATATCACGGACCATCAGGTGTCGGGAATGATGTCCGTCCTGGACGTGAGATGA
- a CDS encoding copper-binding protein has product MHFIDSHHRASRAGVMTAALLGAALTLPAAAAFAQGSAGMSDMKKMPPMSDAKAATTATATGTITALNAADHKITFDHGPIPAINWPAMKMEFAVAPSVDLAKVKTGDKVNFTLSGSGGTYTVQSIMPMP; this is encoded by the coding sequence ATGCATTTCATCGACAGCCATCACCGGGCCAGCCGTGCCGGAGTTATGACCGCCGCGCTGCTCGGCGCGGCACTGACGCTGCCGGCGGCAGCCGCGTTCGCTCAGGGAAGCGCGGGCATGTCCGACATGAAGAAGATGCCGCCGATGAGCGACGCGAAGGCGGCGACGACCGCGACCGCCACCGGCACGATCACGGCGCTCAACGCCGCCGACCACAAGATCACCTTCGATCACGGTCCGATTCCCGCCATCAACTGGCCCGCCATGAAGATGGAGTTCGCCGTTGCTCCGTCGGTCGATCTCGCGAAGGTGAAGACCGGCGACAAGGTCAATTTCACCCTGAGCGGCTCCGGCGGCACCTATACCGTCCAATCGATCATGCCGATGCCCTGA
- a CDS encoding efflux RND transporter permease subunit: MIARLIAWSARNLMLVLIGTVFAIAAGIYALRTLPLDAIPDLSDVQVIVYTEYPGQAPQVVEDQVTYPLTTAMLTVPKSKVVRGFSFFGVSFVYVIFEDGTDPYWARSRVLEYLNTVARRLPNGVTPTLGPDATGVGWVYQYAVVAKNMTLAELRSVQDWIIRYGISKAEGVAEVASVGGFVKQYNIVVDPQKLRAQGISLDKLRSAVRASNMDVGGRTVELSEFEFVVRGRGYLRGIEDIENIVLKTDAGAPLRLRDVARVELGPDERRGITELNGDGEVVSGIALQRFGANALTVIDNVKARLTEIASSLPKGVDIVTVYDRSELIKAAIETLKGTLLEESIIVALVCFVFLLHLRSALVAILMLPVGILMAFAAMKFMGLGANIMSLGGIAIAVGAMIDAAIVMIENAHKHLERAEPGTPRAQILIDAASEVGPALFFSLLVITVAFLPIFTLEDQEGRMFGPLAYTKTFSMAAAALLSITLVPALMVVFVRGRIISEHKNPVNRFLIWVYRPVIRWVLNAKTLTIMLALVALAVTIWPARQLGSEFMPSLNEGTLMYMPTTLPGLSITKAAELLQTQDRIIKSFPEVASVYGKAGRASTATDPAPTEMFETIINLKPKSEWRPGVTIDSLKAEMDKALQFPGVSNAWTMPIRARIDMLSTGIRTPVGIKIFGKDLAEMEKIAREVEGVVRSVPGTSSAYAERVIGGYYLEIIPDRLALGRYGLTISDIQDVISTALGGETVTTTVEGRERYSVNIRYPRALRSSPQTISTDVQVPLASGGSVPLGQVASVKLTRGATSIRTENGQLAVYIYVDITGRDLGGYVSEAQQAVAQKVKFPPGYYVSWSGQFEYLQRAEARLKIVVPVTLLIIFLLLYLNFRKLADTLIVMLSLPFSLVGGIWLMWSLGFNMSVAVAVGFIALAGVAAETGVVMLIYLEQAMAELKAERAATGEPFTRADLYDAIMVGAVDRVRPKMMTVVAIMAGLVPILWSTGTGSEVMQRIAVPMIGGMVSSTVLTLVVIPAIFAVVKGFGLPAAPQDGEEKGGRRRDSTPKLDLHRAENVQ, translated from the coding sequence ATGATCGCCCGCCTGATCGCCTGGTCGGCGCGAAATCTGATGCTCGTCCTGATCGGGACAGTGTTCGCGATCGCGGCGGGCATCTATGCGCTGCGCACCCTGCCGCTCGATGCCATCCCCGACCTCTCCGACGTGCAGGTGATCGTCTACACCGAATATCCCGGGCAAGCGCCGCAGGTCGTCGAAGATCAAGTGACCTATCCGTTGACCACGGCGATGCTGACGGTGCCGAAATCGAAGGTGGTGCGGGGCTTCTCGTTTTTCGGCGTGTCCTTCGTCTACGTTATCTTCGAGGACGGCACCGACCCCTATTGGGCCCGAAGTCGCGTGCTGGAATATCTCAACACCGTAGCGCGCCGGCTTCCTAACGGCGTGACACCCACTCTTGGGCCCGACGCAACCGGCGTGGGCTGGGTCTATCAATACGCCGTCGTGGCCAAGAACATGACCCTCGCCGAACTGCGGTCGGTCCAGGACTGGATCATCCGGTACGGCATTTCCAAAGCCGAAGGCGTCGCGGAAGTGGCCAGCGTCGGCGGCTTCGTCAAGCAGTACAACATCGTCGTCGATCCGCAAAAACTGCGCGCCCAGGGCATTTCCCTGGACAAGCTCCGCAGTGCCGTTCGGGCCAGCAATATGGATGTCGGCGGGCGCACCGTAGAACTGTCCGAGTTTGAATTCGTCGTCCGCGGCCGCGGGTATCTGAGAGGCATCGAAGACATCGAAAATATCGTGCTGAAGACCGACGCGGGGGCTCCGCTTCGATTGCGGGACGTTGCTCGCGTCGAACTCGGTCCCGACGAGCGGCGAGGAATTACCGAACTCAACGGCGACGGCGAGGTCGTCAGCGGCATCGCACTGCAGCGCTTTGGCGCCAACGCCCTCACCGTCATCGACAACGTCAAGGCGCGTCTTACGGAGATTGCCTCAAGCCTGCCCAAGGGCGTCGACATCGTCACGGTTTATGATCGCTCCGAACTGATCAAAGCGGCCATCGAAACACTCAAGGGTACCCTGCTCGAAGAGAGCATCATCGTTGCCTTGGTTTGCTTTGTCTTCCTGCTTCACCTGCGCAGTGCCCTCGTCGCCATCCTGATGCTTCCCGTCGGCATCCTGATGGCCTTCGCCGCCATGAAATTCATGGGACTCGGCGCCAACATCATGAGCCTTGGCGGCATCGCCATCGCGGTCGGCGCCATGATCGACGCGGCGATCGTCATGATCGAAAATGCGCACAAGCACCTGGAGCGCGCGGAGCCCGGCACGCCGCGGGCACAAATCCTCATCGATGCGGCGAGCGAGGTCGGACCGGCGCTGTTCTTCAGTTTGCTGGTGATCACCGTCGCGTTCCTGCCGATCTTTACCCTGGAGGACCAGGAAGGACGCATGTTCGGGCCGCTCGCCTACACCAAGACATTTTCGATGGCCGCGGCCGCCCTACTCTCGATCACGTTGGTGCCTGCCCTGATGGTCGTCTTCGTCCGCGGGCGGATCATCTCGGAACATAAGAATCCCGTGAACCGGTTCCTGATCTGGGTCTATCGACCGGTGATCCGGTGGGTTCTCAACGCCAAGACATTGACGATCATGCTTGCGCTGGTTGCGCTTGCGGTGACGATCTGGCCCGCCCGCCAACTCGGTAGCGAGTTCATGCCGAGCCTCAATGAAGGCACCTTGATGTACATGCCGACGACGCTGCCGGGGCTGTCCATCACCAAAGCTGCTGAGCTTTTGCAAACCCAGGATCGCATCATCAAGTCGTTTCCCGAAGTTGCATCGGTCTACGGCAAAGCGGGCCGCGCCTCGACCGCGACCGATCCGGCGCCGACCGAAATGTTCGAGACCATCATCAATTTGAAGCCGAAGTCGGAATGGCGGCCTGGCGTAACGATCGACAGCCTCAAGGCCGAGATGGACAAGGCGCTCCAGTTTCCGGGCGTGTCGAATGCGTGGACGATGCCGATCCGCGCCCGCATCGACATGCTGTCGACCGGAATCCGCACGCCCGTCGGGATCAAGATTTTCGGCAAGGATCTTGCGGAAATGGAGAAGATCGCCCGCGAAGTCGAAGGGGTGGTCAGATCGGTGCCGGGTACCTCAAGCGCTTACGCCGAGCGCGTGATCGGCGGATACTATTTGGAGATCATCCCCGATCGTTTGGCGTTGGGCCGCTACGGGCTGACGATCAGTGATATCCAGGACGTGATCTCGACGGCACTCGGCGGTGAAACGGTCACCACGACGGTCGAAGGCCGGGAACGTTATTCCGTCAATATTCGGTATCCGCGTGCGTTGCGCTCCAGCCCGCAAACGATCAGCACCGATGTCCAGGTGCCGTTGGCGTCCGGCGGGAGCGTCCCGCTCGGCCAGGTCGCCAGCGTGAAATTGACCCGCGGCGCCACGTCGATTCGCACCGAGAACGGTCAACTCGCGGTTTACATCTACGTCGATATTACCGGTCGTGATCTGGGCGGCTACGTCTCCGAGGCACAGCAGGCGGTCGCGCAGAAGGTAAAGTTTCCACCGGGATATTACGTGTCCTGGAGCGGACAGTTCGAGTATCTGCAGCGCGCCGAGGCGCGGCTCAAGATCGTCGTACCGGTCACCTTGCTGATCATCTTTCTGCTGCTCTACCTGAATTTCCGGAAACTGGCAGACACCCTCATCGTGATGCTGTCGCTGCCGTTCTCGCTGGTCGGCGGCATCTGGTTGATGTGGTCGCTGGGATTCAACATGTCGGTCGCGGTCGCCGTCGGCTTCATCGCGTTGGCCGGCGTCGCCGCCGAGACTGGCGTCGTCATGCTGATCTACCTCGAACAGGCCATGGCCGAATTGAAGGCGGAACGCGCGGCCACGGGCGAGCCTTTCACGCGCGCCGATCTGTACGACGCGATCATGGTCGGCGCGGTGGACCGGGTGCGGCCCAAGATGATGACGGTCGTCGCGATCATGGCGGGCCTGGTGCCGATTCTCTGGAGCACGGGGACCGGCTCGGAGGTCATGCAGCGCATTGCCGTGCCGATGATCGGCGGCATGGTTTCGTCGACGGTGCTGACCCTCGTGGTCATTCCCGCGATCTTTGCGGTCGTCAAGGGATTCGGGTTGCCCGCAGCGCCGCAGGACGGCGAAGAGAAAGGCGGCCGGCGGCGGGATTCGACGCCGAAGCTCGACCTGCATCGTGCGGAGAACGTGCAGTGA
- a CDS encoding efflux RND transporter periplasmic adaptor subunit — MDKLTEHRPFEDGYVRPRAQTGRSTAKRIVLVAFATSALVAMLGVGYRLGHSNQTLPGWVPLRVAALLGSQPAKPVEAATPTQDANSGAKRILFYRNPMGLPDTSPVPKKDSMGMDYIPVYEGQNDASTIQISPGKLQRTGVRSEPAALRTVTRPIRAPGTIKLDERRVAVISLRAQSFIESVENVTTGDHVTKGQPLLKLYSPDVASAGAQYLSIVGDSAGTANLAGRKQLIEGARRRLENLAVPADVIAEIDRTKTVPLTITWTAPRDGVILERTAVEGMRAMPGDVLFRLADTSVIWIIADVAEQDIDAVKIGAAATIRVRSLPGREFKGSVALIYPQVNTETRTTKVRIELPNPDDVLLPDMFADVEIASGAEKPVVAVPNGAVIDTGARQIVFIDKGEGRFEPREVKVGTHGEDYTEIREGVGEGDRVVVAANFLIDAESNLKSALQAFTDGEKSK; from the coding sequence ATGGATAAGTTGACCGAACACCGTCCATTCGAGGATGGATACGTGAGGCCCCGCGCCCAAACCGGAAGATCGACCGCGAAACGGATCGTGCTCGTTGCGTTTGCTACAAGCGCACTCGTCGCAATGCTGGGAGTTGGCTATCGACTCGGCCACTCTAACCAAACGTTGCCTGGCTGGGTCCCGCTTCGTGTCGCAGCCCTCCTCGGATCCCAGCCCGCCAAGCCCGTCGAAGCTGCAACGCCGACCCAGGACGCAAACTCCGGGGCCAAGCGTATTCTCTTCTATCGCAATCCGATGGGTCTCCCTGACACCTCTCCCGTTCCGAAGAAGGACTCGATGGGGATGGACTACATCCCCGTCTATGAAGGCCAGAACGACGCCTCCACAATCCAGATTTCACCAGGCAAATTGCAGCGCACCGGCGTGCGCTCCGAGCCCGCCGCTCTGCGCACCGTGACGCGGCCCATCCGCGCGCCCGGAACGATCAAGCTCGATGAGCGGCGCGTGGCGGTAATCTCGCTGCGAGCCCAGTCATTCATCGAAAGCGTCGAGAACGTCACGACAGGCGATCATGTCACCAAGGGACAGCCCCTTCTGAAGCTTTATTCCCCGGATGTGGCATCCGCCGGCGCCCAATATCTCTCCATCGTCGGGGACAGCGCTGGAACTGCCAATCTCGCGGGACGCAAGCAACTGATCGAGGGCGCGCGGCGGCGACTCGAAAACCTGGCCGTGCCCGCCGACGTAATCGCCGAGATCGATCGCACCAAAACGGTCCCGCTGACCATTACCTGGACGGCTCCGCGCGACGGCGTGATTCTGGAGCGAACGGCCGTCGAGGGCATGCGGGCGATGCCCGGCGACGTGTTGTTTCGGTTGGCTGACACGTCTGTAATCTGGATCATCGCCGACGTCGCCGAACAGGATATCGATGCCGTAAAGATCGGCGCGGCTGCGACGATCAGGGTCCGGAGCCTGCCGGGTCGGGAGTTCAAGGGATCAGTCGCCTTGATCTATCCCCAGGTCAACACCGAGACGCGCACCACCAAGGTACGTATCGAACTACCCAATCCGGACGACGTGCTTCTTCCCGACATGTTCGCCGACGTTGAAATCGCGTCGGGTGCGGAAAAGCCCGTCGTCGCGGTACCCAACGGCGCGGTGATCGATACCGGAGCCCGGCAGATCGTTTTCATCGACAAAGGCGAAGGCCGTTTCGAGCCGCGTGAAGTCAAGGTCGGCACGCACGGCGAGGACTACACTGAGATCCGCGAAGGCGTCGGCGAAGGCGATCGCGTTGTCGTTGCCGCCAACTTCCTGATCGATGCCGAAAGCAACCTGAAATCGGCCTTGCAGGCATTTACAGACGGAGAGAAATCGAAATGA